In the Profundibacter amoris genome, GTTCGATGGTGACGGGGACCGTTGCGGTGTGGTGGACGATACGGCCGAGGAAATTTTTGCGGACAAGGTGGGCGTGATCATGGCCCGCGATTTTGCGCGGCTTTACCCGAATTCCACCTTTGTGGCCGATGTGAAATCAACCGGACTTTATGCCTCGGATCCAGAGTTGCAGAAATACGGCGCCAAGGCCGATTACTGGAAAACCGGCCACAGCCATATGAAACGCCGGGTAAAGGAAATTGGTGCGCTGGCGGGGTTCGAGAAATCCGGCCACTACTTTCTGGCCGAACCGATTGGTCGTGGCTATGACTGCGGGCTGCGGGTAGCGGTGGAAATCTGCAAGCTGCTGGACCGCAACCCGGATAAATCCATGTCAGACCTGCGCCGCGCCCTGCCGCAAACATGGGCCACGCCCACCATGTCGCCCTATTGCGCCGATACCGAGAAATACGAGGTGCTGGAGCGGCTGGTGGCCAAGCTGGTGCAGCGGCACAAGGACGGTGGCAGCATCGCAGGGCGCAAGATTACACAGGTCGTCACGGTGAACGGCGCGCGGGTTATTCTGGACAACGGCGCATGGGGGCTGGTGCGGGCCTCGTCCAACACGCCAAATCTAGTGGTGGTCTGCGAAAGCCCCGAAAGCGACGTCGAGATGCGGGCGATCTTTGCCGATATTGACGCGGTGATCCGCACGGAACCTGCTGTCGGGGATTATGACCAGACATTTTGACAGGGTCAGGAATATCTGACTGGCATTGCAAATCCGGCGCGGCTAAGGTCGCGCCAGATTATAAACAAACGGATTGCCGCAATGCGCCTGATTAAAAGCCTGCTAATACTTCTTCTGTTGTCCTTTCCTGCCGTTGCACAGGATGGTGCCGCCCAGCCCACCGGCACTATCGAGGTTGAAGACAGCGCCCAGCAGGATGCCGCGATTGCTGTGCGCCTGCGTGACATCCTGAGTGAACTTGAAGGCTATGACGATGTAACCGTCACCGTTTCATCGGGTATTGTATCGCTGCGGGGCACGGCTCTGGATGGCGAGGCCATCACGCGACTGGGCGAGCTGGTCAGCCGGGTGGACGGTGTTGTCACCATCGAGAACGAGGTCACGGAAACCACCGATGTTGTCCAGCGCCTGAACCCCGCGATCGAGCGTTTCATCACCCGCATCAAACAGGCTGTTGCATTTATTCCCTTGGCTCTGGTCGCGTTGGTTGTTTTTGCACTGATCGTGTTTGCCGGCTTTGCCCTTGCCCGTCGCAAACAACTGTGGGACGGACTGGCCCCGAACGCCTTTATTGCCGATATTTACCGGCAGATCATACGGGTCGCGTCGATCATTGCTGCAGTCGTGGTGGCGCTGGATATTGTTGGCGCAACGGCGTTGTTATCAACCATTCTGGGGGCCGCCGGGATCATCGGTCTGGCCATCGGTTTTGCCGTGCGTGACACGGTGGAAAACTTTATCGCCTCGATCCTGCTGTCCATGCGCCAGCCGTTCCGCCCGAATGACCTGATCGAGATCGGCGGGGATGTCGGCAAGGTCATCCGTCTGACATCGCGGGCCACGATCCTGTTGTCACTGGATGGCAACCATATCCGTATCCCCAACGCCACTGTGTTCAAAAGCCGGATCATCAACTACACGCGCAATAAATCCCGACGGGTTACGTTTGACCAGACCGTCGATGCCGGAAAAGGATTGAAACAGCAACGCCGTGTGGTTCTGGAAACGGTCAA is a window encoding:
- a CDS encoding phosphomannomutase/phosphoglucomutase — translated: MITPTGFREYDARWKYPEDINLAGITALGLGLGTQMRNRGIEPVIAVGNDYRDYSLSIKNALMLGLMQAGIYVKDIGPALSPMAYFSQFHLDAPAVAMVTASHNPNGWTGVKMGFERPLTHGPDEMAELRDIVMSGHGKPHDGGRYEFVDGVKEAYLDDLVGDFKMSRPLKVVCATGNGTASAFAPELFERIGVEVVPLHNELDYSFPHYNPNPEAMEMLHDMAAAVTASGADLALGFDGDGDRCGVVDDTAEEIFADKVGVIMARDFARLYPNSTFVADVKSTGLYASDPELQKYGAKADYWKTGHSHMKRRVKEIGALAGFEKSGHYFLAEPIGRGYDCGLRVAVEICKLLDRNPDKSMSDLRRALPQTWATPTMSPYCADTEKYEVLERLVAKLVQRHKDGGSIAGRKITQVVTVNGARVILDNGAWGLVRASSNTPNLVVVCESPESDVEMRAIFADIDAVIRTEPAVGDYDQTF
- a CDS encoding mechanosensitive ion channel domain-containing protein; this encodes MRLIKSLLILLLLSFPAVAQDGAAQPTGTIEVEDSAQQDAAIAVRLRDILSELEGYDDVTVTVSSGIVSLRGTALDGEAITRLGELVSRVDGVVTIENEVTETTDVVQRLNPAIERFITRIKQAVAFIPLALVALVVFALIVFAGFALARRKQLWDGLAPNAFIADIYRQIIRVASIIAAVVVALDIVGATALLSTILGAAGIIGLAIGFAVRDTVENFIASILLSMRQPFRPNDLIEIGGDVGKVIRLTSRATILLSLDGNHIRIPNATVFKSRIINYTRNKSRRVTFDQTVDAGKGLKQQRRVVLETVKALPFVLETPSPNVWIESADADKATLRVSLWVDQRESDVSLARGEAIRKVREALLEAAKKPTASAKRKAEKESIENVGTEETAELERMIASERGETEAGDLLNRDALEE